From one Rhizobium rosettiformans genomic stretch:
- a CDS encoding thiamine pyrophosphate-binding protein, whose product MKRTGGELIVEALKANGVERVSCVPGESYLAVLDALKDSGIETLVCRQEGGAAMMADTWGRLTGKPGICMVTRGPGATNASAGLHVAKQDSIPMILFIGQIGRDMKEREAFQEVEYRRAFTEFAKWVGEIDDARRIPEFVTRAFAVATSGRPGPVVLTLPEDMLLDEVDAPEAKPYTPVEAHPGPSQIAALGEMLKTAKRPMVVLGGTRWSETSVAGIQTFAERFKLPVGCSFRRQMLFDHLHPSYAGDVGIGINPALAKEVKEADLLILLGGRFSEMPSSSYTLMDIPYPAQKLVHIHPDPSELGRVYRADLAICAAPEEFIYALVSLEAPAAPVWAERTQTMHAAYLAWSTPPKAGPGAVQMGPIMEWIEANTPKDAIFTNGAGNYATWLHRFHRFQAFNTQAAPTSGSMGYGLPAAVAAKQLFPEREVICFAGDGCFMMHGQEFATAIRYNLPIITLVINNGMYGTIRMHQEREYPGRVSATDLTNPDFAALAKAYGGHGETVEKTEDFAPAFLRARASGQPAIIEIKLDPEAITPTRTLTQIRNKA is encoded by the coding sequence ATGAAGAGAACCGGCGGTGAACTGATCGTCGAGGCGCTGAAGGCCAACGGCGTCGAGCGCGTCTCGTGCGTTCCCGGCGAAAGCTATCTGGCCGTGCTCGACGCGCTGAAGGACAGCGGCATCGAAACGCTGGTCTGCCGCCAGGAAGGCGGAGCCGCAATGATGGCCGATACCTGGGGCCGCCTCACCGGCAAGCCCGGCATCTGCATGGTGACCCGTGGCCCTGGTGCGACCAACGCTTCTGCCGGCCTGCATGTCGCCAAGCAGGATTCGATCCCGATGATCCTCTTTATCGGCCAGATCGGTCGCGACATGAAGGAGCGCGAAGCCTTCCAGGAGGTCGAATACCGCCGCGCCTTCACCGAATTCGCCAAATGGGTCGGCGAGATCGACGACGCCCGCCGCATCCCGGAATTCGTTACACGCGCCTTTGCCGTCGCAACTTCTGGTCGCCCCGGCCCGGTCGTGCTGACGCTGCCGGAAGACATGCTGCTTGACGAAGTCGACGCGCCGGAAGCGAAGCCCTACACGCCCGTCGAGGCCCATCCCGGCCCAAGCCAGATCGCCGCCCTCGGCGAAATGTTGAAGACTGCCAAGCGCCCGATGGTTGTTCTCGGCGGCACCCGCTGGAGCGAAACCTCGGTCGCAGGCATCCAGACTTTTGCGGAAAGGTTCAAGCTGCCGGTCGGCTGCTCCTTCCGCCGCCAGATGCTCTTCGATCACCTGCACCCGTCTTATGCCGGCGACGTCGGCATTGGCATCAACCCAGCGCTGGCGAAGGAAGTGAAGGAGGCCGATCTCCTGATCCTGCTCGGCGGCCGCTTCTCGGAAATGCCCTCCTCCTCCTACACGCTGATGGACATCCCCTACCCGGCGCAAAAACTGGTCCACATCCACCCGGACCCGTCCGAACTCGGCCGCGTCTACCGCGCCGACCTCGCCATCTGTGCCGCACCTGAGGAATTCATCTACGCGCTTGTTTCGCTAGAGGCACCAGCCGCCCCTGTATGGGCCGAGCGCACGCAGACGATGCACGCCGCCTATCTCGCCTGGTCGACGCCGCCCAAGGCCGGCCCCGGCGCCGTGCAGATGGGGCCGATCATGGAATGGATCGAAGCAAACACCCCGAAGGACGCAATCTTTACCAATGGCGCCGGCAACTATGCCACCTGGCTGCATCGCTTCCACCGCTTCCAGGCCTTCAACACCCAGGCCGCCCCGACCTCCGGCTCCATGGGCTATGGCCTTCCGGCAGCCGTCGCTGCCAAGCAACTCTTCCCTGAGCGTGAGGTCATCTGCTTTGCCGGAGACGGCTGTTTCATGATGCATGGCCAGGAGTTTGCCACCGCCATTCGCTACAACCTGCCGATCATCACGCTTGTCATCAATAACGGCATGTATGGCACGATCCGCATGCACCAGGAGCGTGAATATCCGGGCCGCGTCAGCGCCACAGATCTGACCAACCCCGATTTCGCAGCTTTGGCCAAAGCCTATGGCGGCCACGGCGAAACCGTCGAAAAGACGGAGGATTTCGCCCCCGCCTTCCTGCGCGCCCGTGCAAGCGGACAGCCGGCGATCATCGAGATCAAGCTCGATCCGGAGGCGATCACGCCGACAAGGACGCTGACTCAAATTCGCAACAAGGCCTGA
- a CDS encoding bifunctional transcriptional activator/DNA repair enzyme AdaA: MSLDIHQCEQAWLARDPQFDGRFFIGVRTTGIYCRCVCPVRQPFRCNIEFLPSAAAAELAGYRPCLRCRPETAPFSPAWKGSAAIVERAARLIRDEGALDAPDATVEALAARVGVGGRHLSRLFQKHLGASPLQVAKTARVQRAKRLLTGTDMPITEIALQAGFGSVRRFNAVFQEVYKRPPTAIKRSSSTRPS, encoded by the coding sequence ATGAGCTTGGATATCCACCAATGTGAGCAGGCATGGCTTGCGCGTGATCCGCAGTTTGACGGCCGATTCTTCATTGGCGTTCGAACAACCGGGATCTATTGCCGCTGCGTCTGTCCGGTGCGCCAGCCCTTTCGCTGCAATATCGAGTTCCTCCCGAGTGCGGCAGCGGCCGAACTTGCCGGCTATCGGCCTTGTCTGCGCTGCCGTCCGGAAACGGCGCCTTTCAGTCCAGCATGGAAGGGCAGTGCGGCAATCGTGGAAAGGGCAGCAAGACTGATCCGCGACGAAGGCGCACTCGATGCGCCGGATGCGACCGTGGAGGCGCTTGCGGCCCGCGTCGGGGTCGGCGGGCGGCATCTCTCGCGGCTGTTTCAGAAGCATCTCGGCGCAAGCCCGCTCCAGGTGGCGAAAACGGCGCGGGTGCAACGCGCCAAGCGCTTGCTGACCGGCACGGATATGCCGATCACCGAGATTGCGTTGCAGGCGGGTTTTGGAAGCGTCAGGCGGTTCAATGCCGTTTTTCAGGAGGTCTACAAACGACCGCCGACGGCGATCAAACGTAGTTCGTCGACACGGCCATCGTGA
- a CDS encoding RidA family protein, translating into MSIKRIEPGKRMSGAVVHGNTVYLAGQVGEGSTVAEQSKSALAEVDRLLAAAGSDKSKILQTIIYLSDMSTFGEMNAVWEAWIDPANPPARATSGAPLATPDYLVEFIVTAAV; encoded by the coding sequence ATGAGCATCAAGCGTATCGAGCCCGGCAAGCGCATGAGCGGCGCCGTCGTTCACGGCAACACCGTCTATCTCGCCGGCCAGGTTGGCGAAGGCTCGACCGTTGCCGAGCAGTCGAAGTCGGCACTCGCCGAGGTCGACCGCCTGCTGGCTGCCGCCGGTTCGGACAAGTCGAAGATCCTGCAGACGATCATCTATCTCTCGGACATGTCGACCTTCGGCGAAATGAACGCCGTCTGGGAAGCCTGGATCGACCCGGCCAACCCGCCGGCCCGCGCAACAAGCGGTGCGCCGCTTGCGACCCCGGACTATCTGGTCGAATTCATCGTCACGGCTGCTGTCTGA
- a CDS encoding TIGR01244 family sulfur transferase: MNIREINEEYSVSGQITVDEVDEIKALGFKSIVCHRPDGEEFGQPEFAAVAKRAEELGLKIKHVPVGPMGVTPDAVADMVDALEEFERPMLGYCRSGARSTATYEHAQRQRG; encoded by the coding sequence ATGAACATCCGTGAGATCAACGAGGAATATTCGGTCAGCGGCCAGATCACGGTCGACGAGGTCGATGAGATCAAGGCGCTGGGCTTCAAGTCCATCGTTTGCCATCGCCCCGATGGCGAGGAGTTCGGCCAGCCGGAATTCGCAGCCGTTGCCAAACGCGCCGAAGAACTGGGCCTCAAGATCAAGCATGTGCCCGTCGGGCCAATGGGTGTCACGCCTGACGCCGTCGCCGACATGGTCGATGCGCTTGAAGAGTTCGAGCGCCCGATGCTCGGCTATTGCCGTTCCGGCGCCCGCTCGACGGCGACCTACGAACACGCGCAGCGCCAGCGCGGCTGA
- a CDS encoding DUF4432 family protein, protein MITFSGPKGPRLALDESSVFDIGSCVVEGVDLSPGRAIPDDGDPRIDHSLEGFLFTCGPDHIRHREPIAGTDRHFPLHGSFSASQAHSIEMTVEGEDLVARAVVDVTLAAGGHAHLRRQWRLKAESGEVQLSDTVVNVGETAFPTFLMYHINLGAKHFDDETQLEGAMLDGGGFPWTFGEAEGGIFCVPAGHGGWAELRLGPIAAIGGKRLKVRFRTDTLPHLQVWRNQKAPAHVLGIEPVSHRWVGRAELEAAGEFNILQPGESRDYGFAFSFV, encoded by the coding sequence ATGATCACTTTTTCCGGTCCCAAGGGACCGCGTCTGGCGCTCGACGAGAGCTCGGTATTCGATATCGGCTCCTGCGTCGTCGAGGGCGTCGATCTGTCACCCGGCCGGGCGATCCCCGATGACGGCGATCCGCGAATCGATCATTCCCTGGAAGGGTTCCTGTTCACCTGCGGTCCCGACCATATCCGTCATCGAGAGCCGATCGCGGGCACGGACCGGCACTTTCCTCTGCACGGCTCATTCTCCGCCAGCCAGGCGCATTCGATCGAGATGACGGTCGAGGGGGAGGATCTCGTTGCGCGGGCCGTGGTCGATGTGACGCTTGCGGCTGGCGGCCATGCGCATTTGCGGCGGCAATGGCGGCTGAAAGCGGAGAGCGGCGAGGTGCAGCTTTCCGATACAGTCGTGAATGTCGGCGAAACCGCCTTTCCGACCTTTCTGATGTATCACATAAACCTGGGCGCCAAGCACTTCGACGACGAAACGCAGCTCGAAGGGGCGATGCTTGACGGCGGCGGCTTTCCTTGGACCTTCGGCGAAGCGGAGGGTGGCATCTTCTGCGTGCCCGCGGGCCATGGCGGCTGGGCGGAACTGCGTCTGGGACCGATCGCCGCGATTGGCGGCAAGCGGCTGAAGGTCCGCTTTCGAACCGATACGCTGCCGCATCTGCAGGTGTGGCGAAACCAGAAGGCGCCTGCGCATGTGCTCGGCATCGAGCCCGTGTCGCATCGCTGGGTCGGGCGTGCCGAGCTCGAGGCCGCCGGCGAATTCAACATCCTGCAGCCGGGCGAAAGCCGCGACTATGGGTTTGCATTTTCCTTCGTCTGA
- a CDS encoding MarR family winged helix-turn-helix transcriptional regulator, with amino-acid sequence MPFRLLRVAESVDHGFTQFCGPEDELSWSEWQVLWSLGEHTPTTAKAISSHSGLSKTKISRAVKVLEDKGYLIRKKDRSDRRFELLSLTQKGQHRFERLADEAGAFQRWLERSVNIAYLSSLDSGLVGLEDLISTGHLRAPHRQAEEPLA; translated from the coding sequence ATGCCCTTCCGGCTTTTGCGCGTGGCCGAAAGCGTTGACCACGGCTTCACGCAATTCTGCGGCCCGGAAGACGAGCTGTCCTGGTCCGAATGGCAGGTTCTCTGGTCGCTGGGTGAACACACGCCGACGACGGCGAAGGCCATCTCCTCCCATTCGGGTCTGTCCAAGACCAAAATCAGCCGTGCCGTGAAAGTGCTGGAGGACAAGGGTTATCTCATTCGCAAGAAGGATCGATCGGACCGGCGCTTTGAACTTCTGTCTCTAACGCAGAAGGGGCAGCACAGGTTCGAGCGCCTTGCCGACGAAGCGGGTGCCTTCCAGCGGTGGCTTGAGCGCAGCGTCAACATCGCCTATCTCTCCTCGCTCGACAGCGGGCTCGTCGGCTTGGAGGATCTCATTTCCACCGGTCACCTCAGGGCTCCGCATCGGCAGGCCGAGGAACCTCTTGCATGA
- a CDS encoding L,D-transpeptidase, translating into MILAVLAAASLTSVSTASAQSVYDDRHSQMLLVSPEGDILDYVPEVGEVMISRDRMGRTVLIDRRGNLVATEIPAESYYPPRQRGGNRGLPGVYDPYAEPAPRGWDDDVTTASIPDIDPRDSLPLEGMPQDMPYGGPDLPAPADTAPARTVTPEIPVKSNLSRLEITALQVFLDREGISPGVIDGKMGQNVNKAIVAWEQMTGETLDPNNADDILERLRLSGGLAIKSYTITAGDAAGPFVASIPDDYAHKAQLPAMSYTSTAEMLAERFHMDEGYLRELNPGVDFSIPGTTIKVVEPGPYKKGNVTRIVANKGLKQVFAYGEDGGLIAAYPASIGSADTPSPSGTVTIERIALNPGYTYNPKINFQQGNNTQILQIPPGPNGPVGTVWLALSKPTYGIHGTPEPSKIGRTQSHGCIRLTNWDATELAKMVKPGVTVEFVE; encoded by the coding sequence TTGATACTTGCGGTTTTGGCCGCCGCCTCCCTCACCTCGGTGAGCACTGCATCGGCACAATCGGTGTATGACGATCGCCACTCCCAGATGCTGCTCGTCTCGCCGGAAGGCGATATCCTCGACTATGTCCCGGAGGTCGGCGAAGTCATGATCAGCCGCGACCGGATGGGCCGCACTGTGCTGATTGACCGCAGAGGCAATCTCGTCGCGACTGAGATCCCGGCTGAAAGCTATTATCCTCCTCGCCAGCGGGGTGGAAACCGTGGCCTGCCCGGCGTCTACGATCCCTATGCCGAGCCGGCGCCGCGAGGCTGGGACGACGACGTCACGACCGCCTCCATTCCCGACATCGACCCGCGTGACAGTCTGCCACTCGAGGGCATGCCCCAGGACATGCCGTATGGCGGCCCGGACCTTCCCGCACCCGCCGACACAGCCCCGGCACGCACGGTGACGCCGGAAATCCCGGTCAAGAGCAATCTGTCCCGCCTGGAGATCACCGCCCTGCAGGTGTTCCTCGACCGCGAAGGCATTTCGCCCGGCGTCATCGACGGCAAGATGGGCCAGAACGTCAACAAGGCGATCGTCGCCTGGGAGCAGATGACCGGCGAGACACTCGACCCGAACAATGCCGATGACATCCTGGAACGCCTGCGCCTCTCCGGCGGCCTGGCGATCAAGAGCTATACGATCACTGCCGGCGATGCGGCCGGCCCGTTCGTTGCGTCGATCCCCGACGACTACGCCCACAAGGCACAGCTTCCGGCCATGTCCTACACCTCGACGGCCGAGATGCTCGCCGAGCGCTTCCACATGGACGAGGGCTATCTGCGCGAACTCAACCCCGGCGTCGATTTTTCGATCCCGGGCACGACGATCAAGGTGGTCGAGCCCGGCCCGTACAAGAAAGGCAACGTCACACGCATCGTCGCCAACAAGGGCCTGAAGCAGGTCTTTGCCTATGGCGAAGATGGCGGCCTCATTGCCGCCTATCCGGCCAGCATCGGCTCCGCAGACACCCCTTCCCCGTCCGGCACGGTCACGATCGAAAGAATCGCTCTCAATCCGGGCTACACCTACAATCCGAAGATCAATTTCCAGCAGGGCAACAACACCCAGATCCTGCAGATCCCGCCTGGCCCGAACGGCCCTGTCGGAACGGTCTGGCTGGCGCTCTCCAAGCCCACCTACGGCATTCACGGCACGCCCGAGCCTTCCAAGATCGGCCGCACCCAGAGCCATGGCTGTATTCGCCTGACCAACTGGGACGCCACGGAACTGGCCAAGATGGTGAAGCCGGGCGTAACGGTGGAATTTGTCGAGTAA
- a CDS encoding ParA family protein, whose product MPVISFANAKGGAGKTTAALLLATELAHQGYRVAILDADPQRWITQWHEISGPQRNIEVVSEVTVASVQGHIRELSRSNDYIIMDLAGARDAMVTTAIGLSDHVMIPVQGCAMDAKGGAQILDLIKLMEDAGNLVIPHSVVLTRVTSMVTTRALLTIKGLLAARGVNVINTPIAERSAYREIFDCGGTLYSMDTAKISNLDKAQDNAKAFATEVMRLLPVKVIRSSEPRRLFRLVRSAA is encoded by the coding sequence ATGCCAGTCATTTCTTTTGCCAATGCCAAGGGTGGTGCCGGCAAGACCACCGCAGCCCTTCTACTCGCCACCGAGCTGGCCCATCAAGGATATCGCGTCGCCATCCTTGATGCCGATCCGCAGCGCTGGATCACCCAGTGGCACGAGATCTCGGGTCCGCAGCGCAACATCGAGGTGGTCTCCGAGGTTACGGTCGCTTCCGTCCAGGGCCATATCCGCGAGCTGTCGCGCAGCAACGACTACATCATCATGGATCTGGCCGGTGCGCGTGATGCCATGGTAACAACCGCGATCGGTCTCTCCGATCACGTGATGATCCCGGTCCAGGGCTGCGCCATGGATGCCAAGGGTGGCGCCCAGATCCTCGACCTGATCAAGCTGATGGAAGATGCGGGCAACCTCGTCATTCCGCATTCGGTCGTTCTCACACGCGTCACCTCCATGGTGACGACGCGCGCGCTTCTGACCATCAAGGGGCTGCTGGCTGCCCGCGGCGTCAATGTCATCAACACGCCGATTGCCGAGCGCAGCGCCTATCGCGAGATCTTCGACTGTGGTGGCACGCTGTATTCGATGGATACGGCGAAGATCAGCAATCTCGACAAGGCTCAGGACAATGCCAAGGCCTTCGCCACCGAGGTCATGCGCCTGCTGCCGGTCAAGGTGATCCGCTCCAGCGAGCCGCGCCGTCTGTTCCGTCTGGTTCGTTCCGCCGCCTGA
- a CDS encoding iron-containing alcohol dehydrogenase codes for MNIVANWSYPTAIKMGRGRIKELADACKSLGMKKPLLITDRGLAPMAITQTALDVLEEAGLGRALFADVDPNPNEKNLEAGIKAYKDGGHDGVVAFGGGSGLDLGKCVAFMAGQTRPVWDFEDIGDWWTRANSDAIAPIVAVPTTAGTGSEVGRASVITNSVTHVKKIIFHPKFLPGVVICDPELTVGMPKMITAGTGMDAFAHCLEAYSSPFYHPMSQGIALEGMRLVKEFLPRAYHEGTDIEARTNMMSAAAMGATAFQKGLGAIHALSHPIGAVYNTHHGMTNAVVMPPVLKFNRHVIEDRIERAAAYLGIAGGFDGFYDYVLALRAELHVPENLTAMGIANDRIDELSAMAIEDPSAGGNPVKMTLENTKQLFADCF; via the coding sequence ATGAACATCGTCGCCAATTGGAGCTATCCCACCGCCATCAAGATGGGACGTGGCCGCATCAAGGAACTGGCGGACGCCTGCAAATCACTCGGCATGAAGAAGCCGTTGCTGATTACCGACAGGGGCCTCGCACCGATGGCGATCACCCAGACTGCGCTCGACGTGCTGGAAGAGGCCGGTCTCGGTCGCGCGCTCTTTGCCGATGTCGATCCGAACCCGAATGAGAAGAATCTCGAAGCCGGCATCAAGGCTTACAAGGATGGCGGTCACGACGGCGTTGTCGCCTTCGGCGGCGGCTCGGGTCTGGACCTCGGCAAGTGCGTGGCCTTCATGGCCGGCCAGACCCGTCCGGTCTGGGACTTCGAGGATATCGGCGACTGGTGGACGCGTGCCAATTCCGATGCCATCGCCCCGATCGTCGCCGTGCCGACCACGGCTGGCACCGGTTCGGAAGTTGGTCGCGCCTCTGTCATCACGAACTCCGTCACCCATGTGAAGAAGATCATCTTCCATCCGAAGTTTCTGCCCGGCGTCGTCATCTGCGACCCGGAGCTGACCGTCGGCATGCCGAAGATGATTACGGCGGGCACGGGCATGGATGCCTTCGCGCATTGCCTGGAGGCCTATTCCTCGCCCTTCTATCATCCGATGAGCCAGGGCATCGCGCTCGAAGGCATGCGGTTGGTCAAGGAATTCCTGCCGCGCGCCTATCACGAGGGCACCGATATCGAGGCCCGCACCAACATGATGTCGGCGGCTGCCATGGGCGCCACGGCGTTCCAGAAGGGGCTCGGCGCCATTCATGCGCTGTCGCATCCGATCGGTGCCGTTTACAACACCCATCATGGCATGACGAATGCCGTCGTCATGCCGCCGGTGCTGAAGTTCAACCGTCACGTGATCGAGGATCGCATCGAGCGGGCGGCCGCCTATCTCGGCATCGCGGGTGGTTTCGACGGCTTCTATGACTACGTGCTCGCACTGCGCGCCGAACTGCACGTGCCGGAAAACCTGACGGCCATGGGCATTGCCAATGACCGGATCGACGAACTCTCCGCCATGGCGATCGAGGATCCTAGCGCCGGCGGCAATCCGGTGAAGATGACTCTCGAAAACACCAAGCAGCTCTTCGCTGACTGCTTCTGA
- a CDS encoding aldehyde dehydrogenase family protein → MTMIQCISPIDGSVYAERPAMSLEAATEAVTRARKAQKAWARRPLEDRVQLVLKGVARLNEMADEVVPELAHMMGRPVRYGGEYKGFNERSNYVAAIAADSLAPLVVEASDTFERRIEREPHGVVFVIAPWNYPYMTAINTIAPALMAGNTVVIKHATQTLLVGERMVRAFVEAGVPDDVFINLFLDHATTSALIAAGNFNFINFTGSVEGGRSIERAAAGTFAGLGLELGGKDPGYVMEDADLDAAVDTLMDGATYNSGQCCCGIERIYVHESLYDAFVEKSVAWVSNYKLGNPLDPETSLGPMANKRFAKVVREQIADAVSKGAKALVDPKLFPADDGGAYIMPQILVKVDHSMAFMKDETFGPAVGIMKVKSDDEALELMNDSPYGLTASLWTQDPERAARIGRDIETGTVFMNRADYLDPALCWTGVKETGKGGSLSVLGFQNLTRPKSYHLKKVTK, encoded by the coding sequence ATGACCATGATCCAATGCATTTCGCCGATCGATGGATCGGTTTACGCGGAACGTCCGGCCATGTCGCTGGAAGCGGCGACCGAGGCTGTGACCCGCGCCCGCAAGGCGCAGAAGGCCTGGGCGCGCCGGCCGCTTGAGGACCGCGTTCAGCTGGTGCTGAAGGGCGTTGCCCGCCTCAACGAGATGGCGGACGAAGTGGTGCCGGAACTGGCCCATATGATGGGCCGTCCGGTGCGCTACGGCGGCGAATACAAGGGCTTCAACGAGCGCTCCAACTATGTCGCGGCGATTGCTGCCGACTCGCTTGCGCCACTGGTCGTGGAAGCAAGTGACACGTTCGAGCGTCGCATCGAGCGCGAGCCGCATGGCGTCGTCTTCGTCATCGCGCCGTGGAACTATCCTTACATGACCGCGATCAACACGATCGCGCCGGCGCTGATGGCGGGCAACACCGTCGTCATCAAGCATGCGACCCAGACGCTTCTCGTTGGCGAGCGCATGGTGCGCGCCTTTGTCGAGGCGGGTGTTCCCGATGACGTCTTCATCAACCTCTTCCTCGACCACGCTACGACGTCGGCGTTGATTGCGGCGGGCAATTTCAACTTCATCAATTTCACCGGTTCGGTCGAAGGCGGGCGTTCGATCGAGCGCGCGGCTGCGGGCACGTTTGCCGGACTCGGGCTCGAACTCGGCGGCAAGGATCCGGGCTACGTCATGGAAGACGCAGACCTGGATGCCGCCGTCGATACGCTGATGGATGGCGCCACCTACAATTCCGGCCAGTGCTGCTGCGGTATCGAGCGCATTTATGTTCATGAGAGCCTCTACGACGCCTTCGTCGAGAAGTCGGTTGCCTGGGTGTCGAATTACAAGCTCGGCAATCCGCTCGATCCGGAAACATCGCTTGGGCCTATGGCCAACAAGCGCTTCGCCAAGGTCGTGCGCGAGCAGATAGCCGATGCCGTGTCGAAGGGTGCCAAGGCATTGGTCGATCCCAAGCTCTTCCCGGCCGATGACGGCGGCGCCTATATCATGCCGCAGATCCTCGTGAAGGTCGATCATTCCATGGCCTTCATGAAGGACGAGACCTTTGGCCCGGCCGTTGGCATCATGAAGGTGAAGAGCGACGATGAGGCGCTCGAACTGATGAATGACAGCCCCTATGGCCTCACTGCCTCGCTCTGGACGCAGGATCCGGAGCGCGCCGCGCGGATCGGCCGCGATATCGAGACCGGCACCGTCTTCATGAACCGCGCCGATTACCTCGACCCGGCGCTGTGCTGGACCGGCGTCAAGGAAACCGGCAAGGGCGGCTCGCTCTCCGTGCTCGGCTTCCAGAACCTCACCCGTCCGAAATCCTATCACCTGAAGAAAGTCACGAAATGA
- a CDS encoding glutamine synthetase family protein, translating to MTTYTFEELKKDVADGRIDTVLACQVDMQGRLMGKRFQAEFFVESAYKETHSCNYLLATDMEMETVSGYKATSWEKGYGDYTMKPDLSTLRRIPWLEGTALVLCDMLDHATHAEVPHSPRAILKKQVARLEAMGMKAFMATELEFFLFDQTYDEARLSGYRDLKTVSGYNEDYHIFQTTKEEDVMRAIRKGLQGAGIPVENSKGEASAGQEEINVRYADVLTMADRHVIIKNGCKEIAWSKGKAITFLAKWHYNAAGSSSHIHQSLWSADGKTPLFFDKNGEYGMSETMKHYMAGLLAHASDFTYFLAPYINSYKRFVAGTFAPTKAIWSKDNRTAGYRLCGEASKGIRVECRVGGSDLNPYLAMAALLAAGIDGIEKKMALEPEFSGDAYGAKEAREIPRTLRAAAETLRGSAMLRAAFGDDVVDHYVRAAEWEQEEYDRRITDWEVARGFERA from the coding sequence ATGACCACTTACACATTCGAAGAATTGAAAAAAGACGTCGCAGACGGGCGCATCGACACGGTTCTGGCGTGTCAGGTGGACATGCAGGGCCGATTGATGGGCAAGCGGTTCCAGGCGGAGTTCTTCGTCGAGAGCGCTTACAAGGAAACCCATAGCTGCAACTACCTGCTCGCCACCGACATGGAGATGGAAACTGTCTCCGGCTACAAGGCGACCAGCTGGGAAAAGGGTTACGGCGACTACACGATGAAGCCGGATCTTTCGACCCTTCGCCGCATTCCCTGGCTCGAAGGCACAGCGCTGGTTCTCTGCGACATGCTCGACCACGCCACCCATGCCGAAGTGCCGCATTCGCCGCGCGCCATCCTGAAGAAGCAGGTGGCCCGGCTGGAGGCCATGGGCATGAAGGCCTTCATGGCAACCGAACTCGAATTCTTCCTCTTTGACCAGACCTATGACGAGGCGCGGCTCTCCGGTTATCGCGACCTGAAGACGGTCTCGGGCTATAACGAGGACTACCACATCTTCCAGACGACCAAGGAAGAGGACGTGATGCGGGCGATCCGTAAGGGTCTGCAGGGGGCGGGTATCCCGGTCGAAAATTCCAAGGGCGAGGCGTCTGCCGGCCAGGAAGAGATTAATGTCCGTTATGCCGACGTGCTCACCATGGCCGACCGCCACGTGATCATCAAGAACGGCTGCAAGGAGATTGCCTGGTCGAAGGGCAAGGCCATCACCTTCCTCGCCAAGTGGCATTACAATGCTGCCGGGTCTTCCTCGCATATCCACCAGTCTCTCTGGTCTGCCGATGGCAAGACGCCGCTGTTCTTCGATAAGAATGGCGAATACGGCATGTCCGAGACCATGAAGCACTACATGGCCGGGTTGCTTGCCCATGCCAGCGATTTCACCTACTTCCTCGCGCCCTATATCAATTCCTACAAGCGCTTCGTCGCCGGAACCTTCGCGCCGACCAAGGCGATCTGGTCAAAGGACAACCGCACTGCCGGCTACCGCTTGTGCGGCGAGGCGAGCAAGGGCATCCGCGTCGAATGCCGCGTGGGTGGTTCCGACCTCAACCCCTATCTTGCCATGGCAGCCCTGCTGGCAGCCGGCATCGACGGTATCGAGAAGAAGATGGCGCTGGAGCCGGAATTCTCAGGTGATGCCTATGGTGCGAAGGAAGCTCGCGAGATCCCGAGGACGCTGCGGGCGGCAGCGGAAACGCTTCGTGGCTCGGCCATGCTGCGGGCTGCTTTCGGGGATGACGTTGTCGATCACTACGTTCGTGCTGCAGAGTGGGAGCAGGAAGAATACGATCGCCGGATCACGGACTGGGAGGTGGCGCGCGGCTTCGAGCGCGCGTGA